In the Alphaproteobacteria bacterium genome, CTTGCCAATTTGTCGGAGTCAGAATCGTCATTCTGTCTCAACCCCAGGGAGAATTGTTTCTTCTTTCCGCAAGGCGCAAAGACCGCTTCGACGATCTGACACGCAGAGAAAAGCAAGTCGCAGGCCTGTTCGCGAGCGGACTTAGCTATAAGGAAGTCGCCCGTCAGTTGGAAATTTCCCCGATTACGGTGCGCAACACGCTGGCCAACATTTACAAGAAAGTCGGCGTTTCTGATAAAGGCGAACTGACGAATATCCTGGCGTCGCGCACCTTGCGAAGCGGGCCGGACAAGCCGTAACCGCCTAGAGCAGATTCACGTATAACTCCGCGTCGCAGAGTGACTCGGAGTTATACGAGCGTGCGCTATCCAAATGTGCGGCTTTGATGCATTTGTACTATTTACAGCCCGCGCACTGAAATGAAACCCTTCCCTTAATTACGATGACGAAAAAGTACGGGGAGTGCGGAAATGTCACCGATCCTGCGAAGAAGGGGTTGAGCGGCGATTTCGCCGATCAGTATGCGCCCCCGTAGATCGACGCTAATTATCGCACGATCCGCCAAAAGGCTTATAACCCCTTCGCTTCTTGTGAATAAGAGCTTGAAGAACTATAATTTTTCCCCAAGAGGCTTGTTTGACGTGAAAAAGAATGTTTGAAAATAGCCAGCTGATATCGAGGGCGAGTAGAGAGGCTCGGCCCAGCCTTGTCGTGCTGGATGATGACCCGGTCACCAGATCGATGATCGGAAATTACTTTTCCGGCGAGGGGTTCGACGTTCAGGAAGCCGGAACCGCTTCGGAATGCCGCAAGATCCTGAAGCGCGGCCCGATTGATTTATTGTTCGTCGACATACGCCTTCCCGACGCCAACGGCATTTCCTTTTCCCAGGAAGTGCGCGCCGCCAGTCAAGTCGGCATCATCTTCGTGACCCAGAACGACAATGAAATCGACCGCGTCGTCGGATTGGAATCGGCTGGCGACGATTACGTGACCAAGCCGGTCAATTTGCGCGAATTGATGGCGCGCGCGCGCGCCTTGTTGCGCAGGCGAAAGCTGTACAGCGCGCCCGGCAAGCGGCCCACCATTCTGTCCTTCGGCCCCTATATTCTTGACCTGACGCGGCGCGAACTGGCCGTCAATTCCGGCGAGCAGATCGCCTTGACGCGCGGCGAGTTCGACCTGTTGGCGGCCCTGGTCGAAGCGGAAGGACGGCCCCTGTACCGCGATTTTCTGGCCGAAGTGGTCAGCACGCGCTCGGGCGAAGGCGATACGCGCACCGTCGATTCCCTGGTTTCCCGCCTAAGACGCAAGCTGAACCTGTTGAGTGGGTTAAGCACCGTCATCGTCACAGTGCCCGGCGTCGGCTACAGGTTCGCCGCCCCCGTCGTTTCGTCCTGATCCGCGCCAAGGCTGCGCGAGGCGGCGCCCAGCGCCTCCAAGCCGGATCGGCGCGCCTTGCGAAGCATGCCGACCAGCGTCTGAAGATGCGCTGTAGAAGCGCCTCGCGATTCTTCCTCGACCCGCCCAGCCTTGTCGGCCACATCCACCAAGCCAAGCGGGCCTGCCGCGCTACGCATTCTGTGCGCCTGGGCCTCGACGGTCTGATTGTCGCCCGCCAGGGCAGCCGCCTCCATGACATCAATCATGAGACGCGACGACCTTTGAAACAAGCGCGCCAGGCGAATCATTTCGCCAGCCCCCAACATCTCCAACTGCGCGCTAATAAATCCTTTGTCCAGGGCGTTGCCGCGCGGATAGATCGGCAGGTCAGGCAGCTCGATCTCGTCAAGGGCCTCTTTCAACTTCTCCATCTGCACGGGTTTCGATACGCCGCCATCCATGCCCGCTTCCTCGCATTGCCGCCAAATGTCTTTGGACAGATCGGCCGTCATCGCCAGAATCCGCAGCCTGCCATGGCGATCCTTCTCCCACTGCCGGATCCGGCGCGTCGCCTCCATGCCGTCCATGGCGGGCATGCGCAGATCCATCAGAATCGCATCGACGTCGGCGCCGGGCAGCGCCTTGATCGCATCCTTGGCGCTCTTGAAGCAAGTGGGGCTGTGGCCAAGGCGCAACAGCAATTGCCTGGCGACGCGCAGATTGATTTCGTCGTCATCCACCACGAAGACCCGCAAACTGGGCGTTGACGACTGAACTTCGCTAACCTCGGCTTCAAGAATGGGCTTTGCCGCTTCAACTTGGATGTCGAGTAGGAATTTGCTTCCCGTCCCCACTTGGCTGTCTACGGTCAGCGTCCCCCCCATTTGAGCGGCCATGCGCCTGGATATGGCCAGACCCAAACCAGCGCCGCCATATCTTCTTGTTATCGAATCGTCGGCCTGCACGAAATCGCCGAAGATCGCTTCGCTCATTTCTTCGCCAATGCCGATTCCCGTGTCGATGACGGCTGCTGACAGGCGCAAGTTATCGCCATCTCCCCGAACGCAAAGGTCCGCCGTAATGCTTCCCGCATCGGTGAACTTGACCGCGTTGCCCAATAGATTGATCAAGATACGCGTCAGCTTGATATGATCGCAGCGTATCCAAAGCGGTTGCTCCGGGCGCACCTTCAAGATCAGGTCAAGGCCCTTCGCCTGCGCCTGCGGGCGGATCAGCGCCAGCGTGTCGGCCGCCAGCCGATGCAGCTCGACGTCGCTCAAGGCAATCTCGGGATCTTTGACGCTGCTGCGGCCATATTCCAAAATACTCTCGACCAGATAGCGCAAATTATTGCCAGCCTCTTTCGCCGTGCTCAGCAATTCGCGCGGCCCCTTCTCGAGCGAGCGTGGATCAAGCAGTTGCAGCATGCCTAGCAGGCCATTCAAGGGCGTGCGGATTTCGTGGCCGATGATCGCCAGAAAACGCGATTTCATTTGATCGGCGGATTCAGCCGTTTCCTTGGCCCGTTTGGCCTCCTCCTCTCCCGCCATCGCGCGACGCATGGCCGCCTCCGCCTCGCTCGTCTTGGCCGCCACCTGCAAGGTTAGCTCCCGTTCGCGGCGCAGATAATAGAGCTTGCGCCCGTGCCAAAGCCCAACCAAGGCGGCAAGACAGGCCAGCGCGATCAACAGCCTGAACCACCAAGTTTGATGCCAGGCGGGCAGAACCAGAATATCGAGGCTTGCCGGTTCGGCGTTCATGCTGCCAGCGCTGTTGCTACCCTTGACCTCCAGGCGATATTTTCCCGGCGACAAATTGGCGTAGCGGATAAAGCGTTGGCGCGCCGGAATGCTGATCCAATCCCTGTCGCTGCCCACCAAGCGGTAGGCATAGCGGATCTTTTCAGGCGCCGTGAAATCGAGCGAGGCGAATTCCACCGAAAAGCCGCGATGTTCTGGATCGATGGCGATGGCGCCTGATGCCGCAACCGCCCTGCGGCCAACACGCACCTCGGTCAGCACCACGGGCGGCTTGAAATTCCATTCCGGAAGCGGACCGGGACGGATCACCACCATGCCGCCGAAGCCGCCCAGCGCCAAGGTTCCATCGCCAAGCCTTGTCGCCGATCCCGCCCAGAAGGTGCCGATCTGAGCACCTTGCGCCGCTTCGATGGTGCGAATTGAAAAGTCCTTGGGATCGATGACGGCCAAGCCGCCGCCGGTTCCCGCAAACATCAATCCATCGGCGCCCTCAATCACCGACAGAACCGTGTCATGAGGAAGCCCTTGCTCAACGCCCAAACGTTTGAACTTCGGCTCTCCCGGCTGCGTAGGATCGAATATGACGATGCCTTCGCCTGTGCCCAGCCAGAACCTACCTAAGCTGTCCGACCCAATGCTGGCAACGACGTCGCTGCGCAAGCCATCGGGGTTGCCTGGATCGGCGACGAAGCGGCGGAATTTGCCCTCCTTCTCGTCTTCCAGCAGGTTAAGCCCCCTTTGCGTCGCCACCCATATTCGGCCCAGCTTGTCCTGGCCCAACGCCATACCGCTTGCGTCGCTGATGCTGGTTGGATCGTCGCGCGACGGGCGAAAGAATTTAGGCGGCGCATTCTCGGACGCGATTAGCGCCAGCCCTTCCGAACCCGTCACCCAAAGGCCCCGCTTGTCCAAAAGCAGGGCGCGCACATCCGTGTTCGCCAAGGGCATGTAGGGAGCGGTCTGTCCACTTGCCGGATCGACCCGATACAGGCCCGAGGGAAGACCGACCCACAGCTTGCCGTCGCCGCTGTCAAGAATGGTCTGGACGGTGCCGACCGGCAGGTCGCCGGGCTGGTTGCCGGTTGGAATGGATTTGAGCACATTCGAGACCGGATCGAGCAGGGCGATGCCGCCTCTTCTATGGCCAACCCACACGCGGCCCTTTTCCGATGCGGCAAGGCTTCTGACATCCGTTCCTTGAAACCCCCTCGGCGGGCTGGGAACGATGGTCATGATCTGTCGGTTGACGGGAAGGCTGTAGCTGACGCCTGCCTGTGTGCTGGCCCAGACGATGCCCGAGCGGTCAACCAACAATCCGGTGACCGAATTGTCGCCAAGGCTGGCTGGCAGAGAGGGATTGTTCTGGAAGTGTCTGGTTTGGAAGGACGGCGTGCGAAGCTCGCGAATTCCGTTTCCGAATTCGCTGACCCACAGCACCCCCGGACCAACTTCAACGATGGCGGAAACCTGATGTCCGGTCAGCGGCAGGGTCGGCTCGAAATTCAACTGACCTTTTTCCACATCCACCGTGCCGACGGAGCCCTTCCCGGTTCCGAACCAAATTGTGTTGCGGCTGTCCTCGAACAAGGCCGTCAGTTTCCCGACCTTGGGGCGCGTCGGCATAGCCACGCGCTGGAACGGCTGATCGGCATCATCCTTTCGCATCAAGCCTTCGGCGCTTCCCACCCATACGCGGCCCTTGCTGTCGACGAGAAGGCTGGTCACTTCGCCTTGCGGCATGCCCTCTGCCGCGCCTTGCGCTTTCCAATCCCCCGTCTTGGAATCCAGCTTGGCCAAGCCTCGCCTGCCCGCAATCCAAACGCCGCCCTTGTCGTCACTGGCCAGATCGAGCACCCGGCCAACGCCGCTGCCATTGTCGCGATAGGAAATGAATTTGCGGTTTGGCGCGTCGAACCTTGAGATGATTCCGGATGCGCTGCTGATCCACAACCTTCCCTGCCGATCCGTGTGCAGATGGGTAACGATGTTTTCAGGCAGCGAGCCGTTGTCCTTTTCATCGTGTCTGAACACGGACAGGCGCAGCCCATCCCAACGCGCCAAGCCGCCAGGCGTCGCCACCCAGATATATCCGTCGCCGTCCTGCTCGATCGAGAAGGCCACCGGATAGGGCAGTCCATTGGCGGAGTTCAAATGTTTGAAGGCGGGCGGAACGACCATATCCCAAGGCAACGCCTTGGCAAGGGCAGCTTGTCCGCAAAGGACAAGGCACATAACACAGTAAAGGAAGATACCTAGGCGACGCACAACGAACTCCAATGTCAGGCAACTTTTTATGGTAATGTCTTCGTAAGCGCTGCGTCCAGGAAAAGGGTGCAAGATTGTAACCTTGTGGACCGCCATTCACAGGCCATGCATATGCTGTCAATATTTTATGCCTATTTAAACAATCTGCATCGTCTTTAGGAGCTGCGAATGTCCCATCTTGATTCCGAGACGAGGGAATCACCCTTGGATCGTCTTGAAGCGACGCCAGCATTGTCGATGGCCGAGGCCTTCGACAGCCTGGACCAAGCCGTGCTTATTCTGGATGCCCGCGCCAGAATCGCATTTGCAAGCGCCAAATATCGCCGTCTGTTCGACCTGAAGGAGCGCGTCTGCCACGCCAAGGCCGATTACGCGGCTATCATTCGGATATTTTCAGAACGCGGCATGTTTGGCCAAGATATCGACGACGCCATCTTGGAAGAAAGACTGGCCCCGGTTCGCAACAGGCAAAGAATCTGCCGCCAATGGCTGTTGCTTGATGGGCGCATGTTGGAAGAGACGGGAGCGCCGCTGGACAGCGGCGGCTACGCTTTCAGTTACGCCGAAATTAAGACCGAGCTGGCCGCATCAGTGCAGCTTAAGAACGCCAAACGCGCCACCGTGCTTGCCCTGGCCGACTTGGCCGAGTTTCGCGACACCGACACCGGCGAGCATGTGATGCGTGTGGCGCGCCTGACCCAGGAGATCACCCGCGCACTTGACAACGCCAGGGTTTTTCCCAACGAGATCGACCAGGATTTCCGCGCCCAAATCGGCTTTGCCAGCATTCTGCACGATGTGGGCAAGGTGGCGATAGGCGACGATCTATTAAGAAAGCCGGGGCTGCTTGACGAGGTCGAGCGGCTGGCCATGCAGGAACATTCCGCCGCCGGAGCCGCCATCTTGACCAAGGCGCTGTCCTTAGCGCCCGACAGCGAGTATTTGCGCATCGCCGCCGAGATTGCCCGCTACCATCATGAACGCTATGACGGATCGGGCTATCCCGAGGGGCTTTGCAAGAACAAGATACCATTGGCAGCCCGCATCGTTGCCGTCGCCGACGTCTTCGACGCCCTGACCAGCGACAGAACCTACAAGCGGGCATGGACCGAGGAAGAGGCGATCAATTATCTGGCCCAGCAAGCGGGACGTCAGTTCGATCCGCAAATCATTTCAGCGACCCTGCTGGTTCTTGAGGAACGTCGCAAAACGCCGGTCATCCGCTGGTCGGAGACGATGAGCGTCGGCCATCCCGTTCTTGACCGCGATCATCAGACGCTGATCGGTCTGGTCAATCAGATGAGCCTGCCCGCCAATCGCTGCGACCGGACGGTGCTGGAATTCGTGCTGGACGAGCTGTTGGGCTATACGTCCGCCCATTTCACGCGAGAAGAGGAGCATCTGCGCCGGATCGGTTTTAGCGGCATCGAGCGCCACGAGGCGATCCACCGCGATCTGGTCGATGAGCTAAGGGCCATCCGCGCGAATTTCTACGAAGGCAACGACAGCCTGGGCGACAAGGTCGCCAACTTCGTGGCCGACTGGCTGCGCAACCATATCTTGCTTGAAGACAAAAAATACGTGGTCTGATCCTGCTGCTTCATGCGGCATGCGCCCCACCCTGCCGGAAACATCCCGGCAGGGTGGCGAGCGCGTCCTTAGAACATCGCCATCATCACCATGGCTGTCGCCGTACACAGCACCAGCAAGGGAATGGCCCAGTTCATGTAGACGAACAATTCGTTCTGCACATGATGGCCGAACAGCTTCTTCACGGCATTGAAGCGATAGAAGACAATGCCGATGGCGATGCACAGGCCCAGCAAGAAGTAGTTCAAGCCGAACAGGCGCATCACCGGATTGTCGCCAACCGCCAGATTGACGAAGCTTGAATTCACCGTGAAGTTCAAGCCGACGACGGCGAACAGGCCGCCGATGCTGATATTGGTCAGTTCCGTCGCATCGACGGTGAACTCACCGTCTTCCATCTTGTTCAGCCACAAGGCCAACAGCGGAATCAGCAGCGATGAGAAGAGCGGCACGAAGATGGTGGCCAACAGGCTGGCCTGATCGCGCTGGATCGCCAGCCCCACCGTTACGCCGGTATTCATTTCGCCGCGCCAAGATGGAACCGGGGTCGGAGCCAGTTCGACCAGCCCCACCGTCCAGCCATCGATTTCCTTAATGTAGCGCGTATTGCTGAATTCCAGTTCGTCCTGGCGGAAATCGAACTGCACTTTCTGCAAGGGTTCGATGCGCGACAGAATTTCCACCGTCAGAAGCTGGTTGTCGAAAGGAAATTTTTCCAGCGGGAAGTCGGTGTTGAAAGTGGCCGTGGTGCGCTGAAGCAATTCAGCTTGGCCGTTGGGATAGATGCGCAGGCCGGTCTTCTGGAAGGTCGGCTCGCCGCTCATGTTTCCGAACTCGGAGCGGGGATTCCAGATTTCGCTTAGCTTCTTCTCGGCGGCGTCTTCCTTATAGTCGACATAGCCGGTTGACGAGGCCTGCGACGGCGGATAGGCCAAGCGCAAGTCGCGCCAACGCAGGCGCATATCCACCGTGGCGGTGAAGTTGCCTTCGTTCTCGTTGATCGCCTTCACTTCGACGAAACTGAGACCGGCGCGCACCAGAACCGGGAATCCCTGTCCCCAGGGCAGTTGCGCCGGGTCGTCCTGCGCTGCGGCCCCGAAGGCCTGCAGCGAGAACAAAATTGCGAGCAGCCAGCGAATCATTGCGCACCCGCCTTGCTGCCGTCCGCTGACTGGCGCGCGCGCAGGCTTTCGTAATGTTCCGCCAACTCGCCGATCTCGCCATAGAAGCCTTCGCTGCTTTCGATCGGCTGGGCGTCTTCGCCCTTGACCAGACTTTGGAAACGCTGGTTGAGGGCGGCCAGCGGGCTGGCGATGGCGCCGCGCACGATCACGATGATCACGCCCGCCATGAAGACGAGGCCGAACAGGGCGAACATGCTCAGCCAAATCAGGGATTGGCCCAACGTGCTGCGCGTCGGGCTGAAATCCTTGGCCGTGATGATCATGCCCAACATGTCGCCCGCCGAATTCAGCAGCGGAACCGCGACCACGCCATAGGCCGTGCCCTGGAATTCCGCGGTATAGGGATTGCTGGCGATGCTGGGATCGGACAATTCGGAATCGGTCACCAGATTGCGCAGCAATTCCCAATTGGTCGAACCGTATTTGATGAAGCGGCCCATGCGGTTCTTTTCGGAATAGACGTCGCCGCCCAGATCGGGCGCTGCCGACTTAAGCCTCGCCTCGTCCATGAACAGCGCCGATTCCAGCCCATAAGCCCGCTTGATGCCGTCCAGAACCAAATTGAAATTGCTGCCGAACTCGAAGCTGCCCACCGGCTTGCCGGCGCGGTCGAACACCGGAGCCACGCCGAACACGCCAGGCCCCGAGCGCGAAATCGACAGACCCTTGCGGGCCACATTGTCCTTGTTCACCGCCACCACGATGGGGCGGTAGGAAGTTAAGTCGTCGCCGAACTTGGGCAGATTGTTCAAGCGCAGCAGCGAGGTGGCGGGGGCAAGGTGAAACTGCGCCTGATCGACGCCGAACTTGTCGCGCTGTGTCTCGAACATCAGCTTCAATTCGGCGGCCAGACCATCGCGGTCCTTTTTGGCAACCATGTCGCGCACATTGGGCAGGCTGGCAACCAGTTCGGCCCTGGCCAGCGCTCGGGTCTCAAGACCCTGGATGTTGAATTCGACGATCTTCTTCATCAGCTCGTACTGGCTGGTCTCGGCCTTTTCGGTGCTTTGCACGAACAGATTGCTGGTCAGATAGGCGACCGCCGCAAAAATGATCAACAGCGAGCCAAGCAACGTGGCCAGCGCTTTACGCTGAAATGACATGAATCTTCCCCCCTAAAGGATTGAATGCGGACATGGCTTGGACCCAGAAGGCCCTACCCTCACCTTGGGGATGCGATGTGGACAGGATGTGGATTGGATATGAACGGCCATCCACATCACGGCGAAGCAAGCGATAATTATTGATTTTCAAAGACTATGGTGCTTGGGGGGATTGGGCGATGGCGTGCCGCGGGGGATGAAAGCGGGAACTTCGAGATTGCCGTTACTCTCTAAGAGGGGGGACGGGCACGGAATTGGATACACATTGTGTATCTAATGTGCTAGGGTTCCCGCTAAGGAGAATAGCCATGCAATCGCACCCTTCCGCCTCAGCGACCCATGCCGTCAATCTGCGGGTCCGCGATGATGTCCGCACCCTGATTGACAGGGCCGCCAAGGCGCACGGCAAAACGCGTTCGGATTTTATGATCGATGCGGCTAGGCGGGCGGCGGAGGAGGCGTTGTTGGATCAAACCTTCGTGCGCGTTGATCAACAAACCTACGACCACTTTCTCAAGGTTCTCGACCAACCGCCCAAGGGCAAGGGATTCGAGCGCCTGATGAAGGCGAAGAAGCCCTGGACTCCCTGATGCTGTCGGCCCCGGTTCTGCTATCAGATCAGCATGGGCTTGATACATTTGCTTGCGGTGTCGCCAGCCTTGACGATTGGCTGAAACGGCGCGCGCGGCCAAACCAGATCAGCGGGGCCTCCCGATCTTATGTGGTTGCCGAGGGGCAGCGAGTTGTCGGCTATTATTGCCTTGCCTCGGGTGCGTTGGCGTTGAACGAAGCCCCCGGCAAGGTGAAGCGCAGCATGCCCGATCCGATACCTATGTCGATTCTTGGCCGCTTGGCGATTGACCTGACTTGGCAGGGCAAGGGATTGGGTGTTGCCCTCTTGCAAGATGCCGTTATCCGCACATCCGAAGCCGCAGACATTCTTGGCATTCGCGGGCTGCTGGTTCATGCGATTTCCGAAGAAGCCAAGGCCTTTTACGAGCGTTTTGGTTTCATCGCCTCGCCCACGCAGCCGATGACGCTGGTGCTGTCACTGAAAGAACGGTGACGACAAGAAAGTTCGTACTTTCATCTCCTGCGGCAAAGCAGGAAGTCAAACCGTTACAAGGTGATGGAAATATTGGCGTCCCCTAGGGGATGGCCGACGCGTTCCAATAACTAACTGATTTTATGGTGTTTCACCGTCATTGTCCGCAGCGTGTCGTGACACTATCGGGACAATTTTTCGGGTCAGGGATCGGGACAAACAGGTCAGATGTGGGCGAATCCGTTTAAGCGAGCAGTTCGAGAGATAGAACCAGCCCCAGCCAATCACCTTGAGATAGGTGAAGTCGTTCTGCCACAGCTGGTTGCCATCATCTTGGCATCTCCGAACACCGATGGCCATTCACCGAAGGCCAGATTGGTGGTCACGATCACCGTTGTTTGTTCGTAGAGCTTGCTGATCAGGTGTAAGAGCAACTGGCCACCCGACTGTCCACCACGCAGCGCTACATCGAGGTCAACGATCAGATGATGCCGCTGCGGTAGAGGTGCTGTAGCTGCGTCCTGGCGGATGACCGGGATGTGCCAGAAACGGTCACTCAAGATAAGGCGAAATATAACTTGATTTGATGGCGCGGAGCGCCGATCACCTCTTCGCCGCAACTGACAATCCTCATTCAGATTGTCGCGCCATATCTTAACCAGCAGTTGAGTTTTGCAGGTCATCAGCTGCTTCGTTGGGACCAAATTCACGCTGCAGGATGCGGTCTCTGCCGGTTCTTTTCGCCTCATACATCAGCCCGTCCGCATCGGCCAACATCGCCCGGAAACTCGGCGGCGGCTCAACGTAGCAAGCAACCCCAATGCTGAAGGTCACAGGCCAGTCGTTGGCCCTCATTAGCTCAAGGAGTGCAAGCCTTAGGTTATCAGCATAACGCCCGGCAGGAACCGGCCCCATGTCCGGGAGCAGTAGGGCGAATTCGTCACCACCTAGTCGGCCGGCCACGTCACAGGCCCGAATATGTTTCCGCAATCCTTCGGCTACGACCCTGAGCAATTGGTCCCCGACGTGATGGCCGAGAGTGTCGTTGACTTCCTTGAAGCGATCAAGATCGAAAAAGATAGAGGTAAACGGGGTCCGCTGCCGCACCGCCATCGCCCAGGATTGGTGCCCAACCTCTTCAAATGCCCGCCGGTTCGGCAAACCGGTCAGTGGGTCCTTGAGGGCCATCGTGTGGAAGTAATCGTAGAGGGTCCGCATCTGTGAGATCAGGAATAAACCGGTCAGCAAGATCACATACCGCATCCCGGTATTGAC is a window encoding:
- a CDS encoding response regulator transcription factor; amino-acid sequence: MFENSQLISRASREARPSLVVLDDDPVTRSMIGNYFSGEGFDVQEAGTASECRKILKRGPIDLLFVDIRLPDANGISFSQEVRAASQVGIIFVTQNDNEIDRVVGLESAGDDYVTKPVNLRELMARARALLRRRKLYSAPGKRPTILSFGPYILDLTRRELAVNSGEQIALTRGEFDLLAALVEAEGRPLYRDFLAEVVSTRSGEGDTRTVDSLVSRLRRKLNLLSGLSTVIVTVPGVGYRFAAPVVSS
- a CDS encoding response regulator; protein product: MVVPPAFKHLNSANGLPYPVAFSIEQDGDGYIWVATPGGLARWDGLRLSVFRHDEKDNGSLPENIVTHLHTDRQGRLWISSASGIISRFDAPNRKFISYRDNGSGVGRVLDLASDDKGGVWIAGRRGLAKLDSKTGDWKAQGAAEGMPQGEVTSLLVDSKGRVWVGSAEGLMRKDDADQPFQRVAMPTRPKVGKLTALFEDSRNTIWFGTGKGSVGTVDVEKGQLNFEPTLPLTGHQVSAIVEVGPGVLWVSEFGNGIRELRTPSFQTRHFQNNPSLPASLGDNSVTGLLVDRSGIVWASTQAGVSYSLPVNRQIMTIVPSPPRGFQGTDVRSLAASEKGRVWVGHRRGGIALLDPVSNVLKSIPTGNQPGDLPVGTVQTILDSGDGKLWVGLPSGLYRVDPASGQTAPYMPLANTDVRALLLDKRGLWVTGSEGLALIASENAPPKFFRPSRDDPTSISDASGMALGQDKLGRIWVATQRGLNLLEDEKEGKFRRFVADPGNPDGLRSDVVASIGSDSLGRFWLGTGEGIVIFDPTQPGEPKFKRLGVEQGLPHDTVLSVIEGADGLMFAGTGGGLAVIDPKDFSIRTIEAAQGAQIGTFWAGSATRLGDGTLALGGFGGMVVIRPGPLPEWNFKPPVVLTEVRVGRRAVAASGAIAIDPEHRGFSVEFASLDFTAPEKIRYAYRLVGSDRDWISIPARQRFIRYANLSPGKYRLEVKGSNSAGSMNAEPASLDILVLPAWHQTWWFRLLIALACLAALVGLWHGRKLYYLRRERELTLQVAAKTSEAEAAMRRAMAGEEEAKRAKETAESADQMKSRFLAIIGHEIRTPLNGLLGMLQLLDPRSLEKGPRELLSTAKEAGNNLRYLVESILEYGRSSVKDPEIALSDVELHRLAADTLALIRPQAQAKGLDLILKVRPEQPLWIRCDHIKLTRILINLLGNAVKFTDAGSITADLCVRGDGDNLRLSAAVIDTGIGIGEEMSEAIFGDFVQADDSITRRYGGAGLGLAISRRMAAQMGGTLTVDSQVGTGSKFLLDIQVEAAKPILEAEVSEVQSSTPSLRVFVVDDDEINLRVARQLLLRLGHSPTCFKSAKDAIKALPGADVDAILMDLRMPAMDGMEATRRIRQWEKDRHGRLRILAMTADLSKDIWRQCEEAGMDGGVSKPVQMEKLKEALDEIELPDLPIYPRGNALDKGFISAQLEMLGAGEMIRLARLFQRSSRLMIDVMEAAALAGDNQTVEAQAHRMRSAAGPLGLVDVADKAGRVEEESRGASTAHLQTLVGMLRKARRSGLEALGAASRSLGADQDETTGAANL
- a CDS encoding bacteriohemerythrin produces the protein MSHLDSETRESPLDRLEATPALSMAEAFDSLDQAVLILDARARIAFASAKYRRLFDLKERVCHAKADYAAIIRIFSERGMFGQDIDDAILEERLAPVRNRQRICRQWLLLDGRMLEETGAPLDSGGYAFSYAEIKTELAASVQLKNAKRATVLALADLAEFRDTDTGEHVMRVARLTQEITRALDNARVFPNEIDQDFRAQIGFASILHDVGKVAIGDDLLRKPGLLDEVERLAMQEHSAAGAAILTKALSLAPDSEYLRIAAEIARYHHERYDGSGYPEGLCKNKIPLAARIVAVADVFDALTSDRTYKRAWTEEEAINYLAQQAGRQFDPQIISATLLVLEERRKTPVIRWSETMSVGHPVLDRDHQTLIGLVNQMSLPANRCDRTVLEFVLDELLGYTSAHFTREEEHLRRIGFSGIERHEAIHRDLVDELRAIRANFYEGNDSLGDKVANFVADWLRNHILLEDKKYVV
- a CDS encoding DUF1778 domain-containing protein, which translates into the protein MQSHPSASATHAVNLRVRDDVRTLIDRAAKAHGKTRSDFMIDAARRAAEEALLDQTFVRVDQQTYDHFLKVLDQPPKGKGFERLMKAKKPWTP
- a CDS encoding GNAT family N-acetyltransferase is translated as MLSAPVLLSDQHGLDTFACGVASLDDWLKRRARPNQISGASRSYVVAEGQRVVGYYCLASGALALNEAPGKVKRSMPDPIPMSILGRLAIDLTWQGKGLGVALLQDAVIRTSEAADILGIRGLLVHAISEEAKAFYERFGFIASPTQPMTLVLSLKER
- a CDS encoding GGDEF domain-containing protein, with protein sequence MHPVLRRIIFWQPSGLLRPVTMVVIVLVVALLVGAHFHLGLEYEFHLFLSLPVVIAAWTFGAAFGVVISTLTIVLWLWADWLLDQHETHTILLVNTGMRYVILLTGLFLISQMRTLYDYFHTMALKDPLTGLPNRRAFEEVGHQSWAMAVRQRTPFTSIFFDLDRFKEVNDTLGHHVGDQLLRVVAEGLRKHIRACDVAGRLGGDEFALLLPDMGPVPAGRYADNLRLALLELMRANDWPVTFSIGVACYVEPPPSFRAMLADADGLMYEAKRTGRDRILQREFGPNEAADDLQNSTAG